A single region of the Lonchura striata isolate bLonStr1 chromosome 19, bLonStr1.mat, whole genome shotgun sequence genome encodes:
- the ARHGAP44 gene encoding rho GTPase-activating protein 44, whose product MKKQFNRMRQLANQTVGRAEKTEVLSEDLLQVEKRLELVKQVSHSTHKKLTACLQGQQGLDADKRSKKLPLTTLAQCLMEGSAVLGDDSLLGRMLRLCGEAEEQLAQELIHFELQVERDVIEPLFLLAEVEIPNIQKQRKHLAKLVLDMDSSRTRWQQSVKSSGLASNLQPSGAKADALREEMEEAANRVEICRDQLSADMYNFVAKEVDYANYFQTLIEVQAEYHRKSLALLQNFLPQIKAQQEAWMEKPSFGKPLEEHLAVSGREIAFPVEACVTMLLECGMQEEGLFRVAPSASKLKKLKAALDCCVVDVQEYSADPHAIAGALKSYLRELPEPLMTFELYEEWIQASNIPEQEKRLQALWNACEKLPKANYNNIRYVIKFLAKLTEYQDLNKMTPSNVAIVLGPNLLWPQAEGNMTEMMTTLSLQIVGIIEPLIQHADWFFPGDIEFNVTGNYGSPLHVNHNANYSSVPSPDMEQGERRQHEPARRPLSVATDNMMLEFCKKDGMGVRVMDTSWVARRGTSAGRKATSAPPAAQPPAPPPEPPPTPHSPIPEQPPEISATPSPPPASFGFPPAAERTSTFKAPEPPPAAERSPHSLRTGLLRFEVPSLHVSPDAALCRDPPEAAQRLSGPSLTPRQEEEEEESESTAL is encoded by the exons ATGAAGAAGCAATTCAACCGCATGCGCCAGCTCGCCAACCAGACCGTGGGCAG AGCCGAGAAGACCGAGGTGTTGAGCGAAGATCTGCTGCAG GTGGAGAAGCGGCTGGAGCTGGTGAAGCAGGtgtcccacagcacccacaAGAAGCTGACAGCCTGtctgcagggccagcagggccTGGACGCCGACAAGCGCTCG aagaagCTGCCCCTGACGACGCTGGCGCAGTGTCTGATGGAGGGATCGGCCGTGCTGGGGGACGATTCCCTGCTGGG GAGGATGCTGCGGCTGTGCGGGGAGGCCGAGGAGCAGCTGGCGCAGGAGCTGATCCACTTCGAGCTGCAGGTGGAGAGGGACGTGATCGAGCCGCTCTTTCTGCTGGCTGAG gtggaaATCCCAAATATCCAAAAGCAGAGGAAGCACCTGGCGAAGCTCGTGCTGGACATGGACTCCTCCAGGACGAG gTGGCAGCAGTCGGTGAAGTCCTCGGGCCTGGCCAGCAACCTGCAGCCCTCGGGGGCCAAGGCCGACGCTCtcagggaggagatggaggaggcAGCCAACAGAGTGGAGATCTGCCGG GACCAGCTCTCGGCTGACATGTACAATTTCGTGGCCAAAGAAGTCGACTATGCAAACTATTTTCAAACT CTGATCGAGGTGCAGGCCGAGTACCACCGCAAGTCCCTGGCGCTCCTGCAGAACTTCCTGCCACAGATCAAAGCCCAGCAGG AGGCGTGGATGGAGAAGCCCTCCTTTGGGAAGCCCCTGGAGGAGCACCTGGCTGTCAGCGGGAGGGAGATTGCCTTCCCCGTGGAGGCCTGTGTCACCATGCTGCTGGAGTGTGGCATGCAGGAGGAG GGGCTCTTCCGAGTGGCTCCCTCGGCCTCCAAGCTGAAGAAGCTCAAGGCTGCCCTGGACTGCTGCGTGGTGGACGTGCAGGAGTACTCAGCTGACCCCCATGCCATCGCAG GAGCCCTCAAGTCCTACCTGCGGGAGCTGCCCGAGCCCCTGATGACGTTCGAGCTGTACGAGGAGTGGATCCAGGCCTCCAA catcccggagcaggagaagcggctgcagGCTCTTTGGAACGCCTGCGAGAAGCTGCCCAAAGCCAACTACAACAACATCAG GTACGTGATTAAATTCCTGGCCAAGCTGACCGAGTACCAGGACCTGAACAAAATGACCCCGAGCAACGTGGCCATCGTGCTGGGACCCAACCTGCTGTGGCCACAGGCCGAGGG GAACATGACGGAGATGATGACGACGCTGTCGCTGCAGATCGTGGGCATCATCGAGCCGCTCATCCAGCACGCAGACTGGTTCTTCCCGGGAG ACATCGAGTTCAACGTGACGGGGAACTACGGCAGCCCCCTGCACGTCAACCACAACGCCAACTACAGCTCCGTGCCGTCCCCGGACATGGAGCAGGGCGAGCGCCGGCAGCACGAGCCGGCCCGGCGGCCCCTCAGCGTGGCCACCGACAACATGATGCTGGAGTTCTGCAAGAAGGATGG CATGGGCGTCAGGGTGATGGACACCTCGTGGGTGGCTCGCCGAGGCACCTCCGCGGGGCGCAAGGCGACCTCGGCGCCCCCGGCCGCGCagcccccggcgccgcccccCGAGCCGCCCCCCACGCCGCACTCGCCCATTCCCGAGCAGCCCCCGGAGATTTCGGCAACGCCCTCCCCGCCTCCCGCCAGCTTCGGCTTCCCCCCGGCAGCCGAACGGACGAG CACGTTCAAGGCCCCGGAGCCGCCCCCCGCGGCCGAGCGGAGCCCGCACTCGCTGCGCACAG GTCTGCTCCGTTTTGAGGTCCCCTCCCTCCACGTGTCCCCGGACGCCGCCCTGTGCCGGGACCCGCCCGAGGCAGCTCAGAGACTCTCGGGGCCGAGCCTGACCCcgcggcaggaggaggaggaggaggaatcgGAGAGCACAGCCCTAtga